In Streptomyces dangxiongensis, one DNA window encodes the following:
- a CDS encoding TnsA-like heteromeric transposase endonuclease subunit, which yields MPPQVDHSVYRYAGDVVGAPVGVFEEAVLDAFDLAFSIASQPFWLHWHDGTRKRRHAPDYFVRLSDGGARIVDVRAADELDEATEEAFDATGHACRAVGWEFEWAGRPEPVFMANVRWLPRYRRARCARPVPVADRLLEVFREPMGLWDGAGLVGDRLQVLPVLFHLLWSGALKTDLVGGLMETDSLVWTEGNAWAALSGRRPWRSASGSGSRARSGGFSRSPHRRRCLRTPRHRTEWSL from the coding sequence GTGCCACCGCAGGTTGATCATTCGGTGTACAGGTACGCGGGGGACGTGGTTGGGGCACCTGTCGGTGTGTTCGAAGAGGCTGTCCTTGATGCCTTTGACCTGGCCTTTTCGATCGCCTCACAGCCGTTCTGGCTGCACTGGCACGACGGCACCCGCAAGCGCCGGCACGCTCCCGACTACTTCGTCCGGCTGTCCGACGGCGGCGCCCGCATCGTTGACGTCCGGGCCGCGGACGAGCTGGATGAGGCGACGGAGGAGGCGTTCGACGCGACCGGGCATGCCTGCCGGGCCGTGGGCTGGGAGTTCGAGTGGGCCGGGCGGCCCGAGCCGGTGTTCATGGCGAATGTCCGCTGGCTGCCCCGGTATCGGCGGGCCCGCTGCGCTCGACCGGTGCCGGTGGCGGACCGGCTGCTGGAGGTCTTCCGTGAACCGATGGGGCTCTGGGACGGCGCCGGGCTGGTCGGAGACCGTCTGCAGGTTCTGCCGGTGCTGTTCCATCTGCTGTGGTCCGGTGCCTTGAAGACGGACCTGGTGGGAGGACTGATGGAGACCGACAGCCTGGTCTGGACGGAGGGAAACGCATGGGCAGCCTTAAGCGGCCGCCGGCCTTGGCGGTCGGCCAGCGGGTCCGGTTCGAGGGCCAGGTCAGGGGGGTTCTCGAGGTCACCGCACAGGCGGCGGTGCTTGAGGACACCGAGGCACCGCACCGAGTGGTCACTCTAA
- a CDS encoding class I SAM-dependent methyltransferase, producing MTDEQERVQPSGVWATAVGVARVRALETKRENALFHDPLAQAFATAGGLWPSSPPLPDDEAARRRRLAVSFSIVIRTKFLDDLLQQASASGVRQVVLLGAGMDSRAFRMDWPEGTRLFEVDTAAPLDFKASVLRQERAVACCERITVAVDLREDWPGALAAAGHDPAVPTAWIAEGLLIYLPEDAVELLLARISAQSAAGSWMGLTLGSRGVIERFGADAVPGSAASMWVSEMPDDPVSWLAGHGWEADSYTLRESAAAYGRPISTPPQREERPGGLISAVRR from the coding sequence GTGACTGATGAGCAGGAGCGGGTGCAGCCGTCGGGAGTGTGGGCCACGGCGGTGGGGGTGGCCAGGGTGCGGGCGCTGGAGACCAAGCGGGAGAACGCGCTGTTCCACGACCCACTGGCACAGGCCTTCGCCACCGCCGGCGGCCTATGGCCCTCATCGCCGCCGCTGCCCGATGACGAGGCCGCGCGACGCCGCCGACTGGCCGTGTCGTTCTCCATCGTCATCAGGACGAAGTTCCTCGACGACCTGTTGCAGCAGGCCTCCGCGTCCGGGGTCCGGCAGGTCGTGCTGCTCGGCGCCGGCATGGACAGCCGAGCCTTCCGGATGGACTGGCCCGAGGGCACCCGACTGTTCGAGGTCGACACCGCCGCGCCACTGGACTTCAAGGCTTCGGTGCTGCGCCAGGAGCGGGCCGTCGCATGCTGCGAGCGGATCACCGTCGCGGTGGATCTGCGTGAGGACTGGCCAGGCGCGCTGGCCGCCGCAGGGCACGACCCGGCCGTGCCGACCGCGTGGATCGCCGAAGGACTACTGATCTATCTGCCCGAGGACGCGGTGGAGCTGCTGCTGGCCCGGATCAGCGCGCAGTCGGCGGCAGGCAGTTGGATGGGGCTGACGTTGGGCTCGCGCGGCGTGATCGAGCGCTTCGGCGCGGACGCCGTGCCGGGATCGGCGGCGTCCATGTGGGTCTCGGAGATGCCCGACGACCCGGTGAGCTGGCTGGCCGGGCATGGCTGGGAGGCCGACAGCTACACCCTGCGCGAGAGCGCTGCCGCCTACGGCCGCCCGATCAGCACCCCTCCGCAGCGCGAGGAGCGGCCCGGCGGACTGATCTCGGCGGTCCGCCGATAG